CTGCTGGTGCTGCTGTGTGCCGCGGCCGGTGTGTACTGCCTCGGCCGGGCGCGTACCGGCCGGGCCGGAGACCGGGAGGATGCCCGCGGTGAGGGGCTGATGGCGCTGGGCATGGCGGCGATGGCGCTGCCCGCGTCCGCCGTGACACCGCCGGCGTGGTCGCCCTGGCTGTTCACCGCGCTCTTCGGGGCGGCCGGCGTCTGGGCGCTGGTACGGCGGCATCTGCATCACGCGGTGGGCACGTTCGCCATGGCGTACATGGCGCTGGCGATGGCCGTGCCGTCGGCGCACATGAACCCGACGGGTGGGGTGGCGGTGGGTGCGGTGGGGCCGACGAGCTCGACGGGTCCGATGAGTCCCACGAGTTCGGTGGGTTCGGTGAGTGCGATGGAGCACGGCGCGCCCGGTGGAGTGCCGCTGCTGACGGGCCTGTTGCTCGCCTACTTCACGGTGTATGTGATCGCCGCCGGGATCCGGCTGGTGCCGGGCGTACGGGCGGCGGAGTCCGTGCCGGAAGGGGCGGGAGCGGAGGCGCCGGGGGACGCCGGGCCGGCCGGGGTGCTGCGGGCCTGCCGGGTGGCGATGGGCATCGGCATGCTGGCGATGCTGCTGACGGTGTGAGCTGCGGCGATGCCGTTGTGTACGGTTTCGCGCCCTCGGCACGCAGGGGCGGCGGTGCACCACTGTGGCGTGGGTGGCATGCGTCACATCCGATGCCGGGCCGTACCAACGAGTAGTGGTGCGCTCATAGGCTGACGCCATGATGGTCCCTCTCGCGCTGATGATTCTCGGCGTGCTGGCCGCGGCAATGGCGCCACGGCTGATGGCCCGTTCCGACTGGCCCGACCGTGAACCGGTGCTCGCCCTGTGGGTGTGGCAGTGCGTGGTGGCCGGTGTCCTGCTGTGCTGTGTGCTCGCGATGTCGCTGAGCGCGGCCGCCACCTGGGAGGCCGTCCGCAGTCCGGTGTTCGGCTTCGCCCCCCGGGTGGTCGTCGAGGCGTATGCGCTCCAGGGATACGGGCCGTGGGCCGGGGTGCTGGCCCTTCTGCTGGCCGGCGGCGGCGCCTGGACGGCCCTCACACTGACCCGCGAGGTACGGGCGGCGCGCGCCCGGCGTCGGCAGCGCCGCGCCGAACTTCTGCTCCGCTCACCGCTGCTGCCCGGCGAGGAGCCCCTCGGGGAGCGCCTGGTCGTCCTGGAGGGCGACCGCCCGGAGGCCTGGTGGCTCCAGCACTCCTCGCCCCAACTGGTCATCACCACCTCGGCGTTGCGACGGCTGAAGGGACGTCAGCTCGATGCGCTGATCGCCCACGAGCAGGGCCACGCGCGGGCCCGGCACGATCTTCTGCTGTACAGCGCCTCGGCGCTGGCCGTCGGCTTTCCGCAGGTCCCGGTCTTCGCCGCGTTCCGCGATCAGGTGCACCGGCTGGTCGAGCTGGCCGCCGACGACGTGGCCTCGCGCCGCTTCGGCCGGCTGACGATCGCCCTGGCACTGGTCGAACTCAACGAGGACCGCGGAGTGTTCGGCCCCTGCCCGTCCCAACTCGCCCAGGTGCCCCAGCGGGTGGACCGGCTGCTGGCCCCCGCCCCCCGCTTCACCCCCGGCCGCCGGCTGCGGATGACGGCGGTGGCGGCGCTGGTACCGGCCGTTCCGTTGCTGGTCACCTTCATTCCGGGGCTGAGGGCACTGACGTAGGGCGCGGCGCCCTCGCCCGGGACACCCGGTATCGGCGAGTATCGTGGTATGCCATCGACGCCGCTCCCCACCACCCGCACCAGCGCCGTGGACGCCGACCGCCACCGGGCATCCGCCCCTCTTCTCCCCGCCCTCCCCTGCACCCTGCTGTGCACGCTCCTCTTCGGTCTGCTGCTCACCCTCGTCGCGGCGCGCTGGGGCCCCTTGCTGTCCCTGGACACGGCCCTCTCCGGTGCACTGCACCGGACGGCCGTCGCCGCGCCCGGCTGGACCCGTGTCAACCGGGTGCTCTCGGACTGGGTGTGGGACCCGTGGACGATGCGCGTGCTGCTCGCGGCGGCGGTCGTGGTGCTCGTACGGCGTGGTGAACGGCGGCTCGCCGTCTGGGTGGTGGCCACCGCGCTCGTCGGTACGGTGCTGCAGCAGGCGGTGAAGGCCCTGGTCGGCAGGGAGCGCCCCGCCTGGCCGGATCCGGTGGCCTCCGCAAGCTACTCGGCGTTCCCTTCCGGGCATGCGCTGACCGCGCTGGTCGCGGGCGTCCTGGTCCTCTGGCTGCTGCGACTGGCCGGGGCGCGCCCGCTGTGGCGGTGGACGGCCCGGCTGGTGATCGCGGTCTCGGTCGTCGGTGTCGGCTTCACCCGGGTGTACCTGGGCGTGCACTGGCCCTCGGATGTCGTCGCCGGCTGGCTGTTGGGCGGGGCCCTGGTGACCGGGTCGGCGGCGGCGTACACCGCGTACGCGTCCCGGCTGGATCCCGGTGCCGCAGAGCGGGCAGGATGGCGGTCATGAGGGTGATCAAGGGTGTGCTGTTCGACTTCTCCGGAACCCTGCTGCGTGTCGAGTCCGCCGAGTCATGGCTGCGCGCGGCGCTGACCGCGACCGGTACGGCCATGGACGAGGCCGAGATCGGCCGCTCGGCGGCCGCACTGGAAAAGGCCGGCGCGCTGCCCGGCGGTTCCTCGCCCGTCGAGATCCCCGCCGACCTGGCCGGCCTGTGGGAGATACGCGACCGCGACGCCCGCCACCACCGCGCGCTGTACACCGGTCTGGGCCGCCAAGTCCCCCTGCCCGAACCAAAGTTGTACGACGCGCTCTACGAACGCTCCAGGACGGCGGAGGCCTGGCAGCCCTACCCCGACGCCGCCGAGGTGCTGGACCGGCTGCACCGGCGCGGCATCCGTATCGGGGTACTGAGCAACATCGGCTGGGATCTGCGACCGGTACTGCGCGCCCACGGCCTGGAGCGCTATGTGGACATCTGTGTGCTGTCCTACGAGCACGGCCTCCAGAAGCCGGATCCGCAGCTCTTCGTCCTCGCCTGCCGGGAGTTGGGGCTCGACCCGGCCGCCGTCCTGATGGTGGGCGACGACCGCACGGCGGACGGCGGCGCCACGGCGGTGGGCTGCTCCTTCCTGCCCGTGGACCATCTGCCGGTGGACCGGCGCCCGGCCGGGCTGCGGCCGGTGCTGGACCTCGTGGGCTGAGGAGTCCGGGCGCGGGTCGGACCGCGCCGGGTCAGACCGCGCCGCGCAGCTCCAGCCACTGCTGGAGCTCGACGAGGTTTCCGTCGGGGTCCTTGAGGTGGGCGACCCGCATCCGGTCCGTCATCGGGGCCGGGCCGTTTACCAGGACGGCGCCGCGCCCGGTGAGCTGCGCGCAGTAGCCGTCGAGGTCGTCGACCCGCAGGACGACCAGGGACCGGTATCCGTCCGGCGCCGTCCCCAGCTCGCCGAGGACCTCGGCCATCCGGTCGCGCTCCTGTAGTGCGATGCCCGCCGAGCCGCTGTCGCAGCTGAACTTGGCATACGGACCGTCCGGGGCCTCGAACTGCGGCTGGAGCCCCAGCACGTCCTGGTAGAAGCGGTAGCAGCCGCGGAAGTCCGTGACGAGCAGGCGGACTTGGGCGAGTTCCATCGATACCCCCGTGAGGTCAGCAGTGCGGCTACAGGCCGACGCTACCCCTCACGGGGCTCCGCCCCTCCCCCAGCCCCGCCGCCCACTGCCGCAGCGTCGCGAAGTCGTCCGCGAGCAGCCCCTTGGCCGGATCGAGGCGGTGCGGGAGCGCATGGCCCTGGTGGTGGCGGGCGATCCAGGCGTGGTCGCGGGGGCAACGTGGGTTCCACGGCGTCATGATGCCGCGCGCGGCTTCGGAGCAACCGCTTCCGACCGGCGGACATCGCGGACGGAGTGCCGGGCCCGCCTCGGCACCCCCGCCGCGGGGCACGGGCAGCGGTACGGACCGCCACTGTCCGCGAAAACGGAACCGCCCCGGCCGGCAGGGCGCCGGCCGGGGCGGAAGGGCCTTCCGCGGCTATCGCATCAGCTCAGGGTCGCGAGGGCCTGGTTGAGGGTCGTCGACGGCCGCATGACCGCCGAGGCCTTCGCCACGGACGGCTGGAAGTAGCCGCCGATGTCGGCCGGCGAGCCCTGCACCGCGACCAGCTCGTCGACGATGGTCTGCTCCTGCTCGGTCAGCGTCTTGGCGAGTGCCGCGAACGCCTCCGCGAGCTGGGTGTCCTCGGTCTGCTTCGCCAGCTCCTGCGCCCAGTAGAGCGCGAGGTAGAAGTGGCTGCCGCGGTTGTCGATGCCGCCCAGCTTGCGGCTGGGCGACTTGTTCTCGTTGAGGAAGGTGCCGGTGGCACGGTCGAGGGTGTCGGCGAGCACCTGGGCGCGCGCGTTGCCCGTCGTCTGCGCCAGGTGCTCGAAGCTGACCGCGAGCGCGAGGAACTCGCCCAGGCTGTCCCAGCGCAGGTAGTTCTCCTTGACCAGCTGCTGGACGTGCTTGGGCGCGGAGCCGCCGGCGCCGGTCTCGAACAGCCCGCCGCCGTTCATGAGCGGGACGACCGAGAGCATCTTCGCGCTGGTGCCCAGCTCCAGGATCGGGAACAGGTCGGTCAGGTAGTCACGCAGTACGTTGCCGGTGACGGAGATCGTGTCCTCGCCGCGGCGGATGCGGTCGAGGGAGAACTTGATCGCGTCGACCGGCGACATGATCTCGATCTGGAGGCCCTCGGTGTCGTGCTCGGGGAGGTAGGCCTTGACCTTCTGGATCAGCTGCGCGTCGTGCGCACGGTCCTCGTCGAGCCAGAACACCGCCGGGTCGCCGGTCGCGCGGGCGCGGGTGACGGCCAGCTTGACCCAGTCGCGGATCGGCAGGTCCTTGGTCTGGCACATACGGAAGATGTCACCGGCGCCGACGACCTGCTCGAGCACGGCGTTGCCGCTCTCGTCGAGGACCCGCACGGTGCCCGTGACCGGGATCTCGAAGGTCTTGTCGTGGCTGCCGTACTCCTCGGCCTTCTGCGCCATCAGGCCGACGTTCGGGACCGAACCCATCGTCGACGGGTCGTAGGCGCCGTTCGCCCGGCAGTCCTCGATGACCGCCTGGTAGATGCCCGCGTAGCTGCTGTCGGGCAGGACCGCGAGGGTGTCGGCCTCCCCGCCGTCCGGGCCCCACATGTGACCGGAGGTGCGGATCATGGCCGGCATGGAGGCGTCGACGATGACATCGCTCGGCACGTGCAGGTTGGAGATGCCGCGGTCGGAGTCGACCATGGCGAGCTCCGGGCCCTCGGCGAGCTCGGCGTCGAAGGACGCCTTGATCTCGGCGCCGTCGGCCAGCGACTCAAGGCCCTTGTAGATGCCGCCGAGGCCGTCGTTCGGGGTCAGGCCGGCCGCCGCGAGGGACTCGCCGTACTGGGCGAAGGTCTTCGGGAAGAAGGCGCGGACCACGTGGCCGAAGATGATCGGGTCGGAGACCTTCATCATCGTGGCCTTGAGGTGCACGGAGAACAGCACGCCCTCGGCCTTGGCGCGGGCGACCTGCGCCGTGAGGAACTCGCGCAGCGCGGCCACCCGCATCACGGAGGCGTCGACGACCTCGCCGGCGAGGACCGGTACCGACTCACGCAGGACGGTGGTGGAGCCGTCGTCGCCCGACAGCTCGATGCGCAGCGAGCCGTCCCGGTCGATGACCGCGGACTTCTCGGTGGAGCGGAAGTCGTCGACGCCCATGGTGGCGACGTTCGTCTTCGAGTCGCCCGTCCAGGCGCCCATGCGGTGCGGGTGCGCCTTGGCGTAGTTCTTCACCGACGCCGGTGCCCGGCGGTCGGAGTTGCCCTCGCGCAGGACGGGGTTGACGGCGCTGCCCTTGACCTTGTCGTAACGGGCACGGATGTCCCGCTCCTCGTCGGTCTTCGGGTCGTCCGGGTAGTCGGGCAGCGCGTAGCCCTGCTCCTGAAGCTCGGCGACCGCGGCCTTGAGCTGCGGGATCGAGGCCGAGATGTTCGGCAGCTTGATGATGTTCGCACCGGGCGTCTTGGCCAGCTGGCCGAGCTCGGCGAGGGCGTCCTCGATGCGCTGGCCCTCCTCCAGGCGCTCGGGGAAGCTCGCGATGATGCGCCCGGCCAGGGAGATGTCACGGGTCTCCACGCTGACGCCGGCCGTCGACGCGTATGCCTGGATCACAGGCAAGAACGAATACGTCGCCAGGGCCGGGGCCTCGTCAGTGTGGGTGTAGATGATGGTCGAGTCAGTCACCGGGTGCTCCGCTCCACGTCTGCAACATTGCTCGACATCAAGATATCTCGTGACCGGCCCCCGCTCGACAGGACCCCGCCCCCGACAAAAGCGGAGGAAGTGGTTCCGAGCGGTTTCCACCGGTGAATTCCGGCTGCCCGTCCAGCGGGGCGGCCACTCCGCTGCAGGTCCGCCCCCGATCTGCTTCCGGTCTGCTCCCGTGCTGCTCCGGGCGCCTCGGGCCTGCGGCAGACCGGCCGCAGCGCACCGTCGACCGGTATCAGCCGGTCCGCGGCGGGATCTCACTCCCGGCGGCTTCGTGACGCATGACATCCGCCGGTCTCGCGGCAGGGGACGGCCCGCGCGCGTGGCAGCCGACGGTGGCCGTCGGACGTCATGGCCCGCGGTATCCGCCGGCGGGTGCCCGACAGGATTGCCGGGCGCCGGCACGGAGCATGATCGCCCCGGCGGACGCCCCGGGCCCGCCCGCACCCCCTCCCCACGGGCCCGGCCGCCCCGCACCGGCCGAACACCAGGAGGACCGCCACCGTGACCGTCACCCCCTACCTCGACACACTCTTCTCCCTCGCCGGGCGTACCGCCCTGGTCACCGGCGGCAGCTCCGGTATCGGCCGGGCCGTCGCCGGGGCACTGGGGCGCGCCGGAGCCGAGGTCGTGCTGCTGGCCCGGAATGTGGACCAACTGCGGTCCGCGGCAGCGGAGTTGCAGGCGGCAGGTGCGACCGCACACTGGATCGACGCCGACCTCGGCGACCGGGACGCCCTGCACCGGGGCGCGGAGGAGATGGCACAACGGCACGGCGAACCCGACATCCTCGTCCATGCCGCCGGGGTCAACCCCCGTCCGCCGATGGCCGAGCTGACCACACCCGACTGGGACCGCACGATGGCCGTCAACCTCGATGCGCCGTTTCTGCTCGGACAGCGCTTCGGGCCCGGTATGGCGGACCGCGGCTGGGGACGGATCATCCACATCGCCTCGCAGCAGTCGGTCCGGGCGTTCGGCAACAGCGGTGCGTACGGCGTGTCCAAGGCCGGGCTCACCGCGCTCACCCGTTCCCAGGCGGAGGCCTGGTCCCGGTACGGGGTGAGCGTCAATGCGATCGCCCCCGGCTTCGTCCGCACCCCGCTGAACGAGGCGGTCTTCGCCGACCCCGGGCGCACCGAGGCCATGGCGCGCCGGACGATGACCGGGCGCAACGGCGAACTGGACGATTTCGCGGGCGCGGCGGTGTTTCTGGCCGGGCCGGGGGCGGCGTATGTCACGGGGCAGACGGTGTTCGTCGACGGTGGTTTCTCGGTGACCTGACCGCCGGGGGCGCCGCCGACGGACAGACCGGACGGGGCGGCAATGGGGCTGAGGGCCCGGCCGGAGGGGCAGGCCGAACCGGGCGGCACGGGGGCTGAGGGCGCGGCCGGAGAAGGCCGCGCCCTGGGCTTTGGCGGCCGGTCAGCGGACCTTCGTCCACTCCTTGCAGCCGTTGGTCTCGAACGTCTCCCCCTTGTTGACGGTGACACGGGCCGGGCCCTGGGGGGTGCCGTTGGCGATGATGCTGTCGATCTCCCCGCTGGAGTCCTTGGCGCGCGCCCAGTAGCACAGCGGGACATCGGACGCGGCGGGGCCGCCGGTCTTGTAGGTGCCGGCGGCGATGTCCTCCCCCACGAGGTAGCTGCCCTGGCCGACCGTGGCGTCCGGAGCCGCGGGCGCCTCCGCCCTCTCCACGGGCTTCGCGCCGCTCTTCGGGTTCTTCGCCCTGGCCTTGGCCGTCTTGGCGGTGACGGTGACCGTGACAGTGGGGGCGGGCTTCGCCTCGGTCTTCTTGCCGCCGTCTTTGCCGCTTCCGACCGCGGCCCCGAGCCCGAAGACGATGCCCGCGCAGACCACACCCACTGCGATCTTGAGTGCGGCGTGGTTCTTCTTCGGCGGCTCGGTGACCTGCGGCGGTGCGAACGGACGGGGCGGCTGACCGGACGGGGCGGGCTGCGGCGAGTGCGACATGAACGATCCCCCTGACATCTGTGATGGTGTGGTGATGACCGCCCAACGCCGTTGAAGGTTGTACGGCTATGTGCCGTCGCGTGCCGCGGCACCCGTTATTTCCCGTCGGTCCCGTGCCGGGCGGTTGGTCAGGCCGGAAGGCTCCTCAGCCAGACGGCGACGCCGTGGTGATGGCTGCATGTGCCCCGCCGGTGCGCGCTGTAGCTGTACGTCCCGTCGTTGCATCGCGCAGAGGCGCCTGCCGGGGCCTGCGGCTGCTCGTCGCCACCGCTCGCGGAACCGCCGCCGCCCCCGGAGCCCGTCCCTCCGGAGGAGCTGGAACTCCCGGAGGAACTGGAACCCCCGGAGGAGCCGCTGCCGGCCGCACCCGAACCCCCGGAGGAGTCGCCCTCGTCCACGTCCGAACCGCCGGAGGTGGCGGAACTGCCGGTCCCGGTGGGTTCGTCCGTGGGCTCGGGCGCGTCGCCGCCGCCCGTGGCCGCTGCCGCATCAGGATCGTCGCAGCTCTCATCGGCCTTCACGACGCCGAACGTCAGGGTTTTGGTGTCTTGCATGACGGACCCGGCGGCCGGCTCCTGTTCGCAGACCTGCCAACTCCGGTCCGATACCTGCATGCGTTCCCGCAGGGACAGATCCCGGCTCTTGAGCTGGTAGATGCCCGCACGCTGTGCCGCGTCCTGCGCTTCTTGCAGGTTCTGGCCGGTGTAGTCGGGCACCGTGATGGTGTCGCCCTGGCTGCCGGATGCGTCGGACTCGCCGTCGGAGGCATCGGAGACGGATGTAGTGGCGGACGACTTCGTCTCGTCGTCGCCGTCCATCAGGTTGACGCACCCGCCGACGCGCAGCACGAAGGCGGCAATGACCGCGCAGCCGAGCCTGGCGTTCTTCTTGCCCTCCGGCGACGTCGACGCCTGGTTTCCCGTCATATGGCCCCCTGCCTTGCGACTGCACACTCCGCTGCGTGCATGGCCCTGCCCACGGTCGCGAGCCGCCGCCCGGCTGAAACCGGAGAGACAAGTGGTGTGAGCGTGAAGCGAGGTGAGCGCGGAGCCGAGCTCCTGCCGGAGGGCGAGGCCCCGCCGCTCCTCGGACGCGACGGAGCCCCTACCGCTTCAGGCCGGTCAGAAATTGCCGTTGGAGAGAATCTCGCCCTTGGCGTCGTAGATGGTGACGAGGCCGTTCTTGGATTGCTTCCAGTCGGCGAAGACGGAGGCGATCAGCTTGCCTTCGCTCTGGTGGGGGCCCACCATCCCGCCGGTGAAGTCGGTGTAGATGTCGACCGAGTCGAGGATGTCGTTCTGCTCGTCCGCGCCTTGGACTTTGGTGACGTGCCCGATGGCGGCCTTCTCGTTGGCGCTTCCGTTTTTCGCGACGAAGGCCTTGAACTGGTCGGCCGGTGACTTGCGGGCCGCCTCGGGCTTCTCTTCCGGCTCGGCCTCGGCCGGCTTCGCGTCGCCCTGCGCCTGCCCCTTCGCCGGTGCGATGGCGGCCTTGCCGGGCTTGCCGGCCTGGGGCTCCGCGTCGCTGCCACCCATGGCGGCGGCGATGACGCCGATGAGGACGAGCGCACCGAAGGCACCGCCGCATCCGATGCCGACCTTTGCGCCCGCGCTCTTCTTCTTGGGCGGTGGCGGGGCATACATGCCGGCCGGCGTCGGCGGCTGCTGTCCAGGCCGGCCCGGATACTGCTGGTTCATCTGATTCATCACGATCCCCCCAAGGTGTCTGGAACCGGGAGAGTAGCGAGTGATTGAACATCGAAATAGATGAAGTGAAGAACCTGTGATGATGTCGTGACCGAAATGGGTTGGCCCAGCACGGTGCGTGAGCGGGAACCTGGCGGTGCGACCGCGTCCGCCGACCGGGCCGCCTTCACCTCACCCGGGACGGCGGGAGGCGGAGACGCCACTCCCCGTACCGGCTTCGTGCCGCACCGCAGCCCTACCGCCCGGTACACCGATCGACCGATGCTTCGGTGGCCGAATTGCTGCATGCTGGTCCAACTGACCGAGCAATTGGTTGAATTCAGAAACATCCGCACGGGCGACCAGGCAGAAACGGGCAGGGCACGGCCCCCACCGCCGGTGAAGACCCCTCACACCGCTGGAGGATGGAGCCGCCATGCGACTTCGCGACGCCGCGCGGGCCGAGCCGCAGGTTCCAGGACCCCCGCCGGCCCCGTCTCCCCCGCCCGCGAGCGCACACCGCTCCCCGCCCGCCGACGGGCGCAGATGGCGTCCGTCGCTCACCCCTGCGCGGCCGCTCTGGTGGGAGAACCGCCGGGGCATGGTCTTCGACATCCTGGTCGCGCTGGGCTGCGCGCTGTTCCCCACTGTCCTCGTGGACGTCCAGGGGGAGTACCCGCTCGGGCTTCCCGCACCGGCCTACTTCACGCTGGCGGCCTTGACCGGGCTGGCAGTGGTGGTGCGGCGGCGTTGGCCGACGTGGCTGTGCGTGGCCGTGCTCCTGGCCCTCCCCGCCGAGGTCTGCTTCCCGGCGCTCACCGTCTGCCTGTACTCCCTGGCGAAATACGGTCGCAGCCGACGCACCCTGGCTGCGGTGTCCACGGTGGCGACCGCCGCCACCGGCGCCTACCTGCTCCTCACCGACCAGCGCGACCTCACCATCGAAGACCTGCTGTCCGGCATACCGCTGCTGGGCCTTCTGATGATGGTTCCCGTCCTGGCCGGCCTGTACGCGAGGGCGCGGCGGACGGTGGTGGAGAACCTGCGCGAGAAGGCCGAACGGCTGGAACGCGAGCAGCGCCTGCTGGCCTCGCAGGCCCGGATGGAAGAACGGGCCCGGATCGCGCGGGAGATGCACGATGTGGTCGCCCATCGGGTAAGCCTCATGGTCATCCACTCCGGAGCCCTGGAAGTCACCCCGGCGGACCGCGATCACACCACCCAGGCCCGGCTCATCGGCGAGATCGGCCGGCAGGCGCTGGACGAGTTGCGCCAGGTTCTGGGCGTCCTCCGCCTCGACGAGAGCGCGAAGCCGGCACCCCGCGCCCCGCAGCCGACCCTGAACGACCTGTCCAGGCTGGTCGACCAGTCGCGCGCCGCGGGCATGCGGATCGAACTGACCACGTCCGGCCCCTCCCGGCCGCTGGACGCGACCGCCGAGCGCACCGCGTACCGGCTGGTCCAGGAAGCACTGACCAACGCACACAAGCATGCGGGAGGCGCCGCCGCCCTCGTCCGGCTGCGGTACGTGCCCGACGAGCTGCACCTCACCGTGGACAATGAGGTGCCCAGCGCCCCGTCGACCGCACGTCTGCCCAGTGGTGGCCACGGCCTGGTCGGCCTCCGTGAGCGCGTCACCGTCCTGGGCGGAGTCTTCGAGGCCGGCCCGAGACCGGACGGCGGGTTCCGGGTCTCGGCCGTGATACCCACGAGGGAAGAAACACCATGAGCATTCGCGTCCTGCTTGCCGATGACGAGGACCTGGTCCGGTCCGGTTTGAGCATGATCCTGGAGGCCGACCCCGGCATCAGCATGGTGGCCGAGGCGGGCAACGGGGTGGAGGCCGTGCACCTGACCCGCCTGCACCGGCCCGATGTGGTGCTTATGGACATCCGTATGCCGGTCATGGACGGGCTGGCCGCGACCGTGGAGATCAACCAGTTGCCCTCCCCGCCCAAGGTGGTGGTCCTCACCACCTTCGATCTCGACGAGTACGTGCATGCGGCCCTGGAGGCCGGCGCGATGGGGTTCCTGCTCAAGAACACCCCGCCCCGCGACCTCGCCCGCGCGGTCCGGACCGTCCATGACGGGGATGCCATGCTGGCCCCTTCGGTGACCCGCCGGCTGATCTCCAACTTCTCCGCCCGCGGCACGTCGAGGGCCAACGACGCACGGCGCCGCACGTCCGTCCTGACCGAACGCGAGGGCGAAGTGCTGCGCCTGGTCGGCGAGGGCATGTCCAACGCCGAGATCGGCGGCCGCCTGCACATGAGCGAGTCCACCGTGAAGACCCATATGAGCCGGCTTCTCGCCAAACTCGAGTGCACCAACCGCGTCCAGGCCGCGATCCTCGCCCACGATGCCGGCCTCCTCGCGGCGTAGCGTGAGGCCTTGCCCGCGTTGCCCGCCTCCTCGCGGCGGGGCGTCAGGCGTCGCGCTTGTCCAGCAGATACAGGGCGCCCGCCATCGCGGCCGCCGCCCAGGCGCACAGCACCCCGAACCCGGCCCACGGGCCGAGGCCGCCCAGCATCGGACCGGGCTGCATGATCGCCCAGCCGGCGCTGCCGGGCACGAGGCTGCCGGGCAGGAAATGCCCGAGGCCGCTGAGCGCCGGGGCGGCCGCGAGCGTCGGCACCACGAAGATGAGCGTGAACATCACGACGATGCCGCCGACCGTGCTCCGGAGCGCGGCGCCGACCGCCAACGAGAGGACGGCCAGCGCACTCAGGTAGAGCCCGCCGCCGAGAACCGCCCGGACGACTGAGGGATCGGTGACCGAGCCGGAGACAGCGGGCGCGGAAGCGTACTCGACGGCGAAGCAGACGATGCTCAGCAGCTCCCCGGTGACCAGCACCAGCGCGGCCGTGACCAGGGCCTTGGCCGCCAGCCACGGCCCGCGCCGCGGTACGGCCGTCAACGAGGTGCGGATCGTCCCGGTGCTGTACTCGCTGCCGATGGTCGTCACCGCGAGGACCACGACGGCGAGCTGGCCCACCCCGTAGCCGATGTGACTGTTGATCACCATCTGGGAGATGGGCTGGGGGCCTTCCTTGTCGATGACCGTGGCCATGATGACGCTGATGCCGACAGATACGGCCGCGGTGGCGAGCAGACAGCACACGGTGGCACGGACGGTGCGGAGCTTGGCCCACTCGGACCGGATCAGCTGGGGGAAGGCGGGGCCGGGGGGAAGGGCGGACCGGTGCTCGGTCGCGGCGATGGTCAGGGACATGGGGCTACCTCCTGGGTCGGGATGGGGCTGCGGCGCGAATCAGGCCGGTGGCGGCGAGTCGGCGCGGTACTCCACGCTGTCCTCGGTGAGCTGCATGAACGCCGTCTCCAGCGAAACGCGCTGTCGCGACAGCTCGTGCAGCGCGGCCCCGCACGCCGCGGCGGCCGCCGAT
This Streptomyces decoyicus DNA region includes the following protein-coding sequences:
- a CDS encoding DUF3761 domain-containing protein, with protein sequence MTGNQASTSPEGKKNARLGCAVIAAFVLRVGGCVNLMDGDDETKSSATTSVSDASDGESDASGSQGDTITVPDYTGQNLQEAQDAAQRAGIYQLKSRDLSLRERMQVSDRSWQVCEQEPAAGSVMQDTKTLTFGVVKADESCDDPDAAAATGGGDAPEPTDEPTGTGSSATSGGSDVDEGDSSGGSGAAGSGSSGGSSSSGSSSSSGGTGSGGGGGSASGGDEQPQAPAGASARCNDGTYSYSAHRRGTCSHHHGVAVWLRSLPA
- a CDS encoding sensor histidine kinase, with the translated sequence MRLRDAARAEPQVPGPPPAPSPPPASAHRSPPADGRRWRPSLTPARPLWWENRRGMVFDILVALGCALFPTVLVDVQGEYPLGLPAPAYFTLAALTGLAVVVRRRWPTWLCVAVLLALPAEVCFPALTVCLYSLAKYGRSRRTLAAVSTVATAATGAYLLLTDQRDLTIEDLLSGIPLLGLLMMVPVLAGLYARARRTVVENLREKAERLEREQRLLASQARMEERARIAREMHDVVAHRVSLMVIHSGALEVTPADRDHTTQARLIGEIGRQALDELRQVLGVLRLDESAKPAPRAPQPTLNDLSRLVDQSRAAGMRIELTTSGPSRPLDATAERTAYRLVQEALTNAHKHAGGAAALVRLRYVPDELHLTVDNEVPSAPSTARLPSGGHGLVGLRERVTVLGGVFEAGPRPDGGFRVSAVIPTREETP
- a CDS encoding response regulator transcription factor, producing the protein MSIRVLLADDEDLVRSGLSMILEADPGISMVAEAGNGVEAVHLTRLHRPDVVLMDIRMPVMDGLAATVEINQLPSPPKVVVLTTFDLDEYVHAALEAGAMGFLLKNTPPRDLARAVRTVHDGDAMLAPSVTRRLISNFSARGTSRANDARRRTSVLTEREGEVLRLVGEGMSNAEIGGRLHMSESTVKTHMSRLLAKLECTNRVQAAILAHDAGLLAA
- a CDS encoding ABC transporter permease is translated as MSLTIAATEHRSALPPGPAFPQLIRSEWAKLRTVRATVCCLLATAAVSVGISVIMATVIDKEGPQPISQMVINSHIGYGVGQLAVVVLAVTTIGSEYSTGTIRTSLTAVPRRGPWLAAKALVTAALVLVTGELLSIVCFAVEYASAPAVSGSVTDPSVVRAVLGGGLYLSALAVLSLAVGAALRSTVGGIVVMFTLIFVVPTLAAAPALSGLGHFLPGSLVPGSAGWAIMQPGPMLGGLGPWAGFGVLCAWAAAAMAGALYLLDKRDA